Part of the Zingiber officinale cultivar Zhangliang chromosome 6A, Zo_v1.1, whole genome shotgun sequence genome, ACTTAGGTAATCAATGATATGATGTCCCAAGCAGAATTATTTATTAATCGATGACTAACACATTGATCTCCTATTGTTGTTTGCTTTATGGAAGATCTTGGAGCAATTGGCGACTACAGTGGCTCCCCATTCCTTTCATTTGGTTCAGATCTCTTGCTCGATTTGCCAGTCGAGGATGATGTAGGTAATTAACTTAGTTTTAGACTCAAACCATAACATCACAAGTTCTAAAATTGTAGTTGGATCTTCAAGTTTTAAGAATGCTTTGAATTCCACTTGAGCAAATACTGATAAAGAGGATTAATTCCAAAACAAAAAATTAATTCACTCAAAGTCTCAAACACAAGAATTGACTGACATGCTTTTGATTTTCTTCGTTTATGTTTCAGTTGAGTATTTTGCTGATCAAATAAGTGGCTCGAGCTTGCAGTCAGGTGAAGAtaaagcatatataaacaggGCTGAGGAAACAAATTAGTGGACCTCCAGTAATAGTTCATACAATTTCATTGCCTTTTCCATAATCAGAGAGCTTAAACTGCAACTATGTTCAACTGTTAGAGATTTAGTTAGTGCAGGTATCAAACAAAAGGAAATGCTGTTATTCTCAGCAATGTATTATTATACTCACTGAATCATGTACAGGACAAAAAAATCAATGTTGAGACTGCATTATCACCTCTTATAGATTaccttttttttgttttgtttttttttttcgagTGAAATCTAATTGATGCAATAACTAAGATAATCATTTATTTGGATTTTAGTATTTCTATTCGGCTGGGGGAGCTTTTGCTGGCGGTGGTGGTGCTGCTTCCAGAGTTCATAGAAAGAGTTTTGGTgtaatgataaaattattatcatatgATCAAAAAGTCATGAGTTTGAATTATGAAAAAAATCTCTTGCAAAAAAGTAAAGTAATACTGCGTACAATGAATTTTTTCTCGGGATTTCATATGACGAGCTTCGTGCAtcggattgttttttttttttctctatatgtaattttattaattttatttatgtgCAAGTTCTCAGTTCCTCTTCACTAATAAAAGTATTTTTATATTTaccctttaataaattttgagatTCTGTCGGAATATTCGGGAGCTGATATTTtggttcataaaaaaataaatcaaggatGGATCATTCGTAATTATAATTGGATGATCGTGATATGATCGTAATTAGTTAAATCGGAGCTTTAAACCCTAGGCGGCTTCCCAAACCCTGGTCTCCACTTCCTCCAATATTTTgggaaagaggaggagaaggaccgATCATGGCTGATGGAAAGAAGGCGCTGATCGCCGTGGGGTTCGAGGGGTCGGCCAACAAGATAGGCGTGGGCATCGTCGACCTCGACGGCGCGATCCTCTCGAACCCCCGCCACACCTACATCACACCGCCAGGTCACGGCTTCCTCCCCCGTGAGACTGCCCACCATCACCTCCTCCACTTGCTCCCTCTCCTCCGCACAGCCCTCTCCGACGCTGGCCTCACCCCCGCCGACATCGACTGCCTTTGCTACACCAAGGGCCCTGGCATGGGCGCCCCCCTCCAGATCTCTGCCGTTGCTGTACGCGTCCTCTCCCAGCTCTGGGGCAAGCCCATCGTTGCCGTCAACCATTGCGTTGCCCACATCGAGATGGGCCGGGTGGTCACGGGGGCCGAGGACCCCGTCGTGCTTTACGTCAGTGGAGGGAACACTCAGGTCATAGCGTACAGCGAGGGCAAGTACCGAATTTTCGGGGAAACTATTGATATCGCCGTGGGTAACTGCCTGGATCGCTTCGCTAGGGTTCTTACCTTGTCCAATGATCCCAGCCCTGGGTATAACATTGAGCAGGTTTAAACGTTActcatcttctaaaaatcgttcttttgaagattttttttagatatttacAAATGcttaaactctaaaaaaaaacTATTGTTTTGCATTAATGAGAGGTAACTGAGAAGAAGATTGATGTTGGCGTGCTGCAAAATCTCTTGTACTTTTCTTTTTCATATAAACGTTTTGACAAGCACCTTGAACAACAGTCTTAAAGTATAATAACTTGCCCTTACTTCACACTTATGGTCAGTATGGAATCAAATTCACTTTTGGCTTTCTAATTTGTATCTCTGTTCCTCAGTCTTTGTTGTGAGGTCAAATGATAAGTACCAATTTAATACTGCATTGCAGCTTATGATCTATTCATAGCATTTTGTTAAAGAGCTGATAAGGTTAGTAACACTACCTGGTTGTTTTGTGTATAAAGGATTTTTTCTAGTACTtgaatatagatttttttttttttaattcttgcactttctctttctctttagtTGTTCCAAGAAGCTTCTAATACAATAGTCTGGATTCAGcataagttttttcaaataattttaatcctGTGACTTATCTTTAGTTGATCCAAGAACTTCCAATTCAGTGAAGATAAACGCAACTCATTTGGCTTAAgtggtttttttttgtttgaaaatgTGAACTTTTTTAATGAGTGCTGCTAGTGATTGACGTCATTTTTTGCATTAGTATTGAATAAGAGCTTTTGTCGTACCTTGATTATATATGAGAGGCTACCAATGTTATCTATATAATAATGTAAAAGATAGACTTCGAATTTTGCAGTATGATCGCTTGTACAAGTTTCAGTGATCCTATAGTGCCTTTTTGTTTTGCATTATTCATTATAACCATGTCATCTGCAACTGAATTGATTCTGGTGATTTTCATGTGCAGCTTGCAAAGAAAGGTGAGAAGTTCATTGATCTTCCTTATGTTGTTAAGGGAATGGATGTTTCGTTCAGTGGTATATTAAGTTATATAGAAGCTACTGCTGTTGAGCAGCTTAAAAACAATGAATGTACACCTGCTGATCTCTGCTACTCTTTGCAGGTAATGCTTCTTTCTATTTGCCTATTCCATTTGTCTTTTGTCTGAAGGAAAATGAGATATTTTTGTAGGGAAATGGTGAAGGATAACAGAACTTTGTTGAAAACACTGAATCTTATGGACTTACACAATAAATGACTGTATGTGGCCAGGAAACACTTTTTGCTATGCTGGTTGAGATCACCGAACGTGCAATGGCGCACTGCGATAAGAAGGATGTTTTAATTGTTGGTGGTGTGGGATGCAATGAAAGACTGCAAGAGATGATGAGGATAATGTGCTCTGAAAGAGGAGGCAAGCTTTTTGCAACTGATGATAGATACTGTATTGACAATGGGGCAATGATAGCATACACTGGTCTCCTTGCTTTCGCGCATGGTACGACCACCACATTAGAGGAATCAACATTTACCCAGAGGTTCCGTACGGATGAAGTTCAAGCAATCTGGAGAGAGAAAagtatttcaaaaacttatgatCTACCAGCGGATACTAGTGAAGCGCAGTAATATTAGAGGGACAGAAGGTATTATTAACTATCATATTTGGTGTGTATTTAACTTTGTATTTCTTATGATATCTTTATAAGTTGTTATTACTAGAATGACTACTGCTCTTGATATATAAGAATGCGATTTGTAAGCCATATTCAACCTTGAATCGAAGAGTCTGCACCTAAGAACATGAAATCTGACACTGCAAATCTACACATTATTTGGAGCACTTCATTGATTCCAAACATAATGATCAAAGGAATCATCACTTGACATTCTGTAGAAATAAACTGTCAAGAACTCCTTGGAAACATCAGTTCGAGCTAGACTTTTAGAAATGTCAGATATCCACAGGATTTAATTGTTCGTAAAGTCTTTAAAAATGCAAGTTGATTGCAGGTGGAGTGGTGGTCGTTATTGTGATTCTAATCTGTAACTTGCTCCTTTTCTTTGTCATTTTATATGCAGAAAAAACCCAGTGAAGAAGTGTCCACGCCTCAAAGCTTAAAATTTCTTCTGACTCCCGAATGATATTAAACTAATGACATCAAGCTCCAAAGTGTTTGAGCAAACATTGTAATTTCATCATTTATGGCACACAATGTAGTAGAAAAAAGTTGTAGACTAATCGAACAATTCATTTGTGATGTACCTTTATATGATTATCTTTTGGGATTTCTTGTACTTCAGAGTTTTttgtatgatgttatttttgggcaAACTTTGCGTGCTATGGTAAAATTTAACTAACGCCAATTTTTTGAGTCATCAAATAGTTGGAATATGAAAACTATTATACCTGAATAATATCTAGTGGCAGTGTAACAAGGTTCGTATATTATTGGATAGAATTGGAGAAGATCAAGTTCATCTTACATAAAATAAATGCCCTCTTGTACGCATCATACCTTCAGTATAATATTTTTTGTGCAAATTATTGTGATTAAAATATGTTAACATGgtatgaaaattataaattaagtaAAGATATTTATTTTTTCCGATAATTGGTTGAGCTAAATCAAAATGCTTTCGAAAACGATAAATTACATAGAGgggaattattaatttaaatgcaGGGGATTGTAATTTAATTGCAAATAAGTTTATACTATATATTCAATTATGAAAAGGATTTTAACGTTGTCTGGGTGGTGTAGTTGGTTATCACGCTAGTCTCACACACTAGAGGTCCCCGGTTCGAACCCAGGCTCAGACAAACCTAGACACATTTTTGTCCAATCTGAATTAAACTTTGCgtaaataattcagatttttgttttaaaattaggACTAAAATATTCTTTcttcacaaattcgaaaaatatccTTTTGAATATATAGAAGTCTCAAAATtacatattaatttaattatttataactATTAAATTATATCTTTTATGTGAAAAGTTTCTCTTTATTCATATATGATCATCGAATAGCTAAtacaaatgaaaatgaaaatgaaaatgaaaatacaaatgaatagtaataataaaaacatacaactTATTATTGCACCAAAGCTGAAAATGAAAATGTTCATAAATATAAAGATTACTTGCATCAGAAAAACGTATAGATATCCTCACGTACAATCATCCCATGAACACAAAAGGAAAAGACAAATGAACTCTCTCATCTCTTTACATCCATAAAAACATTGGACATCATTTCGCTTTATATTTAGCCATCTGAGCCACAGCCTTAGCTTAATTAAACTACTACCTTCAAATTACAAAAAATGTACAGATTTCCAGTACAAGCAACATCCATTCTTGTTTCCAGACAAGCTTGCCGATCGATCGATCCCTAAATAGATAAGAGTGAGCTAAAACTAGCCTCAGTTAGCTGTACAACCTTCAGTGCTTTGCCGCCGATTTAAGAGGGAAAGGATGAGTGAAGTCCCATCCTCCTCTCTGCAGAAAGGTTAATTAGTTGTAATGATGAACTGATACTTTCTGtaagtatatttttttaacacTCACCTCCAGCTGCAACGAGTTTCTCAACACGAGCAACAATATGCTTTCCGTAAGTATATTTTTTAAGCGCGTTCAAGTGGACCTTAATTCGTGAGAGGATCAGCTCTCGTCGCTGATCGTCACATGTCTCTAATACTTTCTGTACAACGTAGTTACCAAACTGATCTTTCATCATGGCCTGTCATCAATCAAGTAGAGAAACATAcgaaaattttttaagtaatgcAAACTGTGTCATTGTCACTCCTCTATCTCAAGATGAATATGGAGTACCTCTATTAATCATAAGAACATCAAGAAAGCATATCAATTCGAAAATGTTCAAGCAATGAATCTTTACAAAATTGACTGAGGTAAATTTGAAAAGTCTCTCTAACAGTGTGAGTTCATAGTTGCTAACTGTTGTATTCAAACCCATACACAGTCATCACATTTCTtgaaaaatactaatttttcttacGCTTACTATGAAGGGAAGAAAAACAACTGGTCAGAAGTAATCATCAATTTGCAATGGCAACTTAGTATGCAGGAATGATGTGCAACGCTTCATGCTCATAAAGAGGGCACTGATTCTATCTGATGTATCTATGTTGGCATTCCACAAATATTGTTTCACTAGAAAAAGGATCAGCATAGCCTCTATGCATTCATGACATAGACAAATTGAGAAATGatccaaaataaaaacaaataaatacaCAATCAATAGCACATTTTGTACAAAACTCAATAAGGTAGATTGCCACAGCCGGAGTAGTCGTTCTTATGGTATGCTGATAACCAGGATATCAACTTTAGAAGAGAAAGATCTCAACATAAGTATACAAAATTTGTGGACATTTCTGATTAGTGTTCTATTATAATTTTCTAGGCAGCATGTCTAAATTTAATAGACCCATTTTGTTCCCCTAAGATAAGTCCTAAGTTTGGTAAAATTTGATTACAAGTGTTCCGGGCAATTTCGTTGTTCTCATGTTGTGCCCATAGAATGGTTTGATCAGCATCCATTTGGGTGTGCAGATTGAATACGAAGGAAGAATGCCACTAAAGCTCTTCTGACACATGGAATGAGACAATAAGCCTTAACTAGATGAGCACTCGGCTATAAATGTATAAACTGTTGTCCAAAATCTAAGTTCAAACAACTGTGTCAGCTAAATTGCACTGTTAAAGAAGCTCAGAAGAATATTAATAGACAATAGgaaaatatatcatatcatgataaTTAAGCGAAAAAACATGCATTAAACAAAGGTGCCTTCGACAAACCTGGAGAGGTTCATTTTCATCAGTTGATCCCAACATCTCATTCACCAAAAGCTGCCGTTCCTCAAGACAACCAAAAGCCAAGCATTTTTCAATGACATTTGAAGCAAATTTCTGTTGACTCATCTGTACAATTTGTCCAGTTAATTGCTTGATAATCACAGATCTCTCATCAGGCTTTCCATGCTCAAGTATATGCTGCCATGATATATGTGGTGTcacaaaaatgttttaaaactttaGATAAAAATAAAAGGTCTCATAATTCACTAACCTGAAAACCAAGGAGAACTGACAGCCTCAGTACATTACACAAACACAAATTTACAAATTAAATTCGCACCATTGATGTCATGGCATTAGTTAACACAACAAGAAGTTCCATTGGCTTAGCATGGAAACCACACATGCTTAATATTATGCATGATACTACTCATTTGATCATAGATGCGATATTCCTAGCAAAATTTTTATGAGTTGCTTTAGAAAAACATGAATGAACTAAGGTGAACAATCAAATTACTTCATCAAACAAGGTCATACGCAAGATAATTAGGTGCCTATTATATGCATACTGCAATCCTTAACTATAAGTCATCGAGTGATAGTGCTCTTAGAAAGAACATGTTGCTACCAGTACATTACAAGGAAGAGATAGAAAACGTGCTAGGTGCTTGTGGGATATGCAGAACTTTATGTAGCTATAGTTACCATTTAAAAAAAGTATAATTAGGCAAACATTGTGAACTATAGAAAAGGAGTTCACACTGTTGATAAAACCCCAGCCAGGAACAATTTCGAATACCACTGAAGCTAATCCAACAAGGGTAGATTATGGTGAAGAAACAACAAACCTGTACAACATAGTTACCATACTGATCCTCCGCCAACATGCAAACAGAATTTAGAATCTCATCCATGACAATCCGCTGAGTATTAGGATTGTCACAGTGCTCCAACACCCTCTGAGACAAAATCAATAATACAATACAGGAAAATATGCAATCACATGTATTAGTAACACAGGAAGTCTAATGAAAATTTGCTGAACCTGTATAACACGGCAACCATATGGATGGGTGGATAATGTCACAACTTGATTATAGAATGTTGAGATGATAAATTGAATTGCATCTTGAGGAACACACTCAATACACTTTTGAATGACATGATTCCCATTTTGATCACGCACACAGCGGATGACCTGCCCATCAAGCTCTGCAACCATCATTATCTTCTGGTCCAAGTCAGCTACTTCTATTGCCTGAAACAGGAAGTGAAAAGTGAACTTTTTCCAAATAAGGCCATCCAACTATCAGCGCAAAGTAAAGCAAAAATATGAAGGCTACAATGCAGACAAAAGCAGAATCAAGTATAAGCTTAGGAGAATCAATATATTTTACAACTAAACCATTAGTTGAATATTTCCAGCTAAAAGGTACCTTCTGGATCACCCGACAACCATACATCTGGAGGCTGAGAGCCAATACATGCCCATTAAGTTGGTTAGCTAATTCCCTTCTCTGAGCTGAAGAGCCATGTTCAAAAAACTAAAAGGAGGAAAATTGTAAGGACCTTCAAAGAACTTTGCCAAAAAAAAAACACTCCTAGAGTTCACAGGAAAGACATGGTACCTTCTGAACCACATAATTCCCAAACACATCAGTCATCAGAGACAAAGCATGAGGCATTATCTCATAAAAAACCATGTTTTTTTCTTCAGTTGTAGCTGTTTCAAGTTTCTGCTGTATGAAACGGCTCCCATACTGATCAGCACTGAAAAGGAAGGTCAAACTCAGAAATATTATTGTATATATATGATGGTGAAAAATATCTGACAGGACAGTTCATAAATTGGAGCATTGACTGCAAGAGTAAAACATAGATAGACAAACCAGTCAAATATAGACATATAGTATGACAAATTATGCAGATAAGATTCCGAGGAAGATAAGAAATTTCACTATTGAGGAGAGGACTCTGTTCCACTAGAATTGCCTGGATAGGAAGAAAAGGACCCAAAAAATTCCTCCGAAACAACAGAAAATAAAGGCACCGCAAAACCCTCTAGTATACTAATATTATTAGTACCTAATATGAAAGCAATGTCGTCATCTCCTACATTGCCTCTAGCATCCTACCATACTCCTTGATGCCTGCATATATGTTTTCTTCTTCACAAGTCCATATTATCTTTCTAGCACCGTATCAACAACCACATTAATTGCAGCCTCAACCTCCTACAGCTGAAAAGCACACACCTCTTGATCATCCGCCCAGGTTGTAGTTCCTTGCTCTACCCAGCAAGCTCCTTTTCCATCATCCATGTGTCAACCACTGCTTCAGCTTAACAAGCAAACTGTTAAACTTGATGTGATGTTAGATGATTTGACTGAGATCATGGAGGGCTGCGGAAAAAAGAAGATTTTCATACTTAGATTTAGATGAGGTTTTTTCCTCTCAGCATCCTTTCAATGAAAGATTCTTCCACTCCCTgtatttccttaagaaaaaatgGAGGTAAACAGCAGCTGCCCCAAGCAACTTTCATGCCACATTTCTTTCCTCGTTGGAAACTAGGCCTTAGTCTTGTAATGGTTCGAGTATGAGGCTAGATTCTTAATAAAGatttacaaatttaaaattgaaaaaaaaatcggAAGTTGTTTTGAAGCAAataagtgtgtgtgtgtgtgtgtgagagagagagagagagagtaaaaAAAAGAGGCAACAAATTTCTCTTATAATGACACAAAGTTAGGTTCCTCATTTTCTTTCAAATTCATGTGAACTTTACTCAATCTCCTCCTTCACATTTTGTCCCTTGAAGTGAGTATAATTTTGCTTAATCTCTCGATTTTTTTTTTCTGGTTTATGTACCAAGAATGGATTCTGGACCCTATTTGATTTCTTCTCTCCGCAACCCACCACAATTTTTTGCCTCACTATTACAAATTTAGATATTCCGGGATATCTTTGATTTGAAAGGAGTTAAGGAAGAAATTGCATTGATGAAGATTTCACTCATTAAGAACCCAATCAGCTTCATCAAAGTGTTGTGTTGAAGTCCTTTAACCACTGCACTAGTGTTATGTCTTCAATGTCTCAGTCCCTTTTTTTGTGGGATAATTTCTATTCCGAGTAACAAGTCGAAGATTGATTGACATATATGCTCTAGTTTGAGGGGAGTGTTAGAATTACCAGTTATATTGATTAGAATATAAAACTAGTTTCACGAGACATTAGGACATTGGATATTTTCTTATATTCACATATCTGGGTATAATTGTTCTCTTATGATTGGAAATCTCATATTTATCCTTCTCAACTGCATAATAAGATGGAAGATTCCTGATGCCGACAAATGTAATTGAAGGTGATAATGTGagcaaaattaaaaaatcaaggtAACAGATTAGATAATTTATACCTGAATTCAACTACATGGCCAGCAATCTCCGCAAGCTCAAAGCTTCTTGTCTTATTGCTCTTGAATTCATCCAAGAGGGAGGATGGAAAATGTCCATCTATGTTCCCAGTAGCCTCAGAATGCCAAGATCCCAGAACACCTCTACTTAAGTTCCTCCAGTTGGAAGAATAATGCATATTCCGCTCTCTGAGACTAAGAGGGCTGCCAGGTCCAATGGGAGAAGCCATAGAATTTGCTAAAGAACTTACTGGATATGAAGTAGCCAGGCCAAATCCTggatttccataataactaagatttaGAGAAGCAGATTTAGCCAGATGTGGTATACCATACTGCTTCTGCTGTTGAAGTAAGGACTCTAAATAACTTTCCTGGATCCCAAGTAAATCAGTGTAAGAGCTTAGGTAACCTTTCTCCAGGGATGGATTAGAAGAGTTAGCTGCAAGTTGAGCAGTATATTCAGCTGCCATCAAGTATTCAATATAACATGGGTCATTAAGTGATGTCCAAAGAGCTGCAGGAGCAGAAACTGGATTGCCACTTCTGCCAAGAGTTCGTAAGTCTGCATGCCCAACTGAATTTGATGGTGAAAAAGTTCCTCCTCCTAAAGCCCTTGCCTCCATATTAAGTGATGCATTTGATGATGCAGTGGCAACATTTTCCAACATCGGAGGCAAAGTACCCAGGCCAACGTGATTGATCAAACTTGGTGATAGAGCTGGATTTTCCAAATATACATTCAGACCAGTACTTGCAAAAGCTGCATTTACACTCTCATAGAGAAAAGAACCACCATTTGCAGTGATATAATGAGAAGGTGCTTCTAGATATGACTTGTCGGGAGACTTTTGGGATTCAACTAACCCATTCAAACCTAATCCTGAAGCTCTCAATTCCACTAAACCTCCTGAATTGCTAATGGAACCAGGGTAAGAAGGTTTGGTTGACTTGGGAATAGCCTGCATGCCTAGATATTGTGGATCAGAACTTTCAAGGTTATGTTGTCTCTCAATATTGTTCTGGTGTGAAGCAAAAGGAAACTCGCTATCATATAATCCTTGTTGAATCTTTGATTTTGTAAGATTCTCATCAATTACAGGAACAGCAGTTGATAGGTTAATACCCGATAAGGAAGCTATAAGTTCACCAGATTCAATTGTACCCAATGAAACACCATTCAAGGAGGAGTCGTGAGCGCTTTTGTGACCTAAATGTGGAATATGACTAGGAGACCTTGCTACTGCCTGGGCATCGGGAGTAGTACTTCGCTTCAAGGAGGAGCCAACAACATATGCATAACTGTGTGGCAATGATGTACCAGTTTTCTCATGTCCATTGTCACTGTGTAGAAGTGCACTGTTTTCT contains:
- the LOC121997735 gene encoding probable tRNA N6-adenosine threonylcarbamoyltransferase; this translates as MADGKKALIAVGFEGSANKIGVGIVDLDGAILSNPRHTYITPPGHGFLPRETAHHHLLHLLPLLRTALSDAGLTPADIDCLCYTKGPGMGAPLQISAVAVRVLSQLWGKPIVAVNHCVAHIEMGRVVTGAEDPVVLYVSGGNTQVIAYSEGKYRIFGETIDIAVGNCLDRFARVLTLSNDPSPGYNIEQLAKKGEKFIDLPYVVKGMDVSFSGILSYIEATAVEQLKNNECTPADLCYSLQETLFAMLVEITERAMAHCDKKDVLIVGGVGCNERLQEMMRIMCSERGGKLFATDDRYCIDNGAMIAYTGLLAFAHGTTTTLEESTFTQRFRTDEVQAIWREKSISKTYDLPADTSEAQ
- the LOC121997736 gene encoding pumilio homolog 1-like isoform X1, with protein sequence MVCLVAFIVKDLILFGETPFFFFFLVFKGIEKQLIMLSNMGVHSLIGNGGDGFGGEDFEELGLLLREQRRQEVSDRERELSIFRSGSAPPTVDGSLAAVGGIYGCEGAFGVPDISSVKNGHEISSEEELLSNPAYVSYYYSNVNLNPRLPPPVLSKEDWRSTQRLQVGSSLIGGIADRRKINGGEEGDDRSLFSKQPIFTSMEDQQVEPIKEHRSGEWVDRGDGLIGLSLGCQKSFADVVQDEVRKGPSSSRPSRPASRNGLNGPERLSSPSTQLASHKGSGSMDAENSALLHSDNGHEKTGTSLPHSYAYVVGSSLKRSTTPDAQAVARSPSHIPHLGHKSAHDSSLNGVSLGTIESGELIASLSGINLSTAVPVIDENLTKSKIQQGLYDSEFPFASHQNNIERQHNLESSDPQYLGMQAIPKSTKPSYPGSISNSGGLVELRASGLGLNGLVESQKSPDKSYLEAPSHYITANGGSFLYESVNAAFASTGLNVYLENPALSPSLINHVGLGTLPPMLENVATASSNASLNMEARALGGGTFSPSNSVGHADLRTLGRSGNPVSAPAALWTSLNDPCYIEYLMAAEYTAQLAANSSNPSLEKGYLSSYTDLLGIQESYLESLLQQQKQYGIPHLAKSASLNLSYYGNPGFGLATSYPVSSLANSMASPIGPGSPLSLRERNMHYSSNWRNLSRGVLGSWHSEATGNIDGHFPSSLLDEFKSNKTRSFELAEIAGHVVEFSADQYGSRFIQQKLETATTEEKNMVFYEIMPHALSLMTDVFGNYVVQKFFEHGSSAQRRELANQLNGHVLALSLQMYGCRVIQKAIEVADLDQKIMMVAELDGQVIRCVRDQNGNHVIQKCIECVPQDAIQFIISTFYNQVVTLSTHPYGCRVIQRVLEHCDNPNTQRIVMDEILNSVCMLAEDQYGNYVVQHILEHGKPDERSVIIKQLTGQIVQMSQQKFASNVIEKCLAFGCLEERQLLVNEMLGSTDENEPLQAMMKDQFGNYVVQKVLETCDDQRRELILSRIKVHLNALKKYTYGKHIVARVEKLVAAGERRMGLHSSFPS
- the LOC121997736 gene encoding pumilio homolog 1-like isoform X2, with protein sequence MGIEKQLIMLSNMGVHSLIGNGGDGFGGEDFEELGLLLREQRRQEVSDRERELSIFRSGSAPPTVDGSLAAVGGIYGCEGAFGVPDISSVKNGHEISSEEELLSNPAYVSYYYSNVNLNPRLPPPVLSKEDWRSTQRLQVGSSLIGGIADRRKINGGEEGDDRSLFSKQPIFTSMEDQQVEPIKEHRSGEWVDRGDGLIGLSLGCQKSFADVVQDEVRKGPSSSRPSRPASRNGLNGPERLSSPSTQLASHKGSGSMDAENSALLHSDNGHEKTGTSLPHSYAYVVGSSLKRSTTPDAQAVARSPSHIPHLGHKSAHDSSLNGVSLGTIESGELIASLSGINLSTAVPVIDENLTKSKIQQGLYDSEFPFASHQNNIERQHNLESSDPQYLGMQAIPKSTKPSYPGSISNSGGLVELRASGLGLNGLVESQKSPDKSYLEAPSHYITANGGSFLYESVNAAFASTGLNVYLENPALSPSLINHVGLGTLPPMLENVATASSNASLNMEARALGGGTFSPSNSVGHADLRTLGRSGNPVSAPAALWTSLNDPCYIEYLMAAEYTAQLAANSSNPSLEKGYLSSYTDLLGIQESYLESLLQQQKQYGIPHLAKSASLNLSYYGNPGFGLATSYPVSSLANSMASPIGPGSPLSLRERNMHYSSNWRNLSRGVLGSWHSEATGNIDGHFPSSLLDEFKSNKTRSFELAEIAGHVVEFSADQYGSRFIQQKLETATTEEKNMVFYEIMPHALSLMTDVFGNYVVQKFFEHGSSAQRRELANQLNGHVLALSLQMYGCRVIQKAIEVADLDQKIMMVAELDGQVIRCVRDQNGNHVIQKCIECVPQDAIQFIISTFYNQVVTLSTHPYGCRVIQRVLEHCDNPNTQRIVMDEILNSVCMLAEDQYGNYVVQHILEHGKPDERSVIIKQLTGQIVQMSQQKFASNVIEKCLAFGCLEERQLLVNEMLGSTDENEPLQAMMKDQFGNYVVQKVLETCDDQRRELILSRIKVHLNALKKYTYGKHIVARVEKLVAAGERRMGLHSSFPS